Within the Candidatus Eisenbacteria bacterium genome, the region GCGACCGCGAACACCAGCCGTATCAAAAGCTTCATGGGTGCCCTCCCTTGTCACCGGCACGCAAGGTGACAGTCCTTGAGTTGCTCCTTGGATCAACGACAACGCGGACGGCTGGGCGCTCATTGCAGGGGGGAAGCACGCCCAGCGAGTGCGCGCACGGCATATTCCGTGCCGTGGTCGCGAGTTACCCCAAGTACAAGCGATCGCGTGAACCCCGCGGGAGGGAACTGCATCGCGTGGTCCGGGGTTGTAGAAATTCTGGAGGGTTTTTGTAGCGGCTACAAGCTACCGGGAGGGCGCGGCCGCCCCCGCCTTGATGCGCTCCCGGATCATCCTTCCCTGAGCTTCGGTGCTCACCCCGCTATCCGTCCCCGTGGAGCGAAGTTCGCCGGACGCGAACGCGGTCTCCACCGCGCGCGCGATGCGCGTTGCGGCCGCTTCCTCGCCCACGTGCTCGAGGAGCATCTGCGCCGCGAGGATGGCGCCGATCGGCGAGGCGACGTTCCTGCCCGCGTGCTTGGGAGCGGAGCCGTGGATGGGCTCGAACATCGAAACGCGTCCCGGGTGGATGTTGCCGGACGCCGCGACGCCCATGCCGCCCTGGATCGCGGCTCCGAGATCCGTGAGGATGTCGCCGAACATGTTCGAGACCACCACCGTGTCGAAGGACTCAGGGTTCTTCACCATCCACATGCACGCGGCGTCGATGTACGCGTGGTCACGCTCGACGTCGGGATAGTCCCCTCCGACCTCCTCGAACGCGCGCGTCCAGAGATCCATGGCGGCCACCGCGTTCGCCTTGTCCACCATCGTGAGCTTCTTGGCGCGGTTCCGCTTCCGGCAGAGGTCGAACGAGTAGCGGAGCACCCGCTCGACTCCCTTCCGCGTGAAGATCATCTCCTGGAGCGCCACCTCGTCGGGCGTCCCCTTCTTGAAGAAGCCTCCGATCCCCACGTACACGTCCTCCGTGTTCTCGCGCACCACCACGAGATCGACGTCCTTCGGTCCCTTCCCCTTCAACGGACAGAGATGCTCGGCGAAGAGCTTCACCGGACGGAGGTTGACGTAGAGGTCGAGGCCGAACCGGATCCCGGCGATGATCGCGCGCTCGAGGAGCCCCACGGGCACGCGGGGATCCCCGATCGCGCCGACCAGGATCGCGTCCATGTCCCGGAACTCCGCGAGCGCGGAGGGAGGGAGCATTTCCTTCGTCTTCAGGTAGTGCTCGGCGCCGAACGGATAGTCGCTCAGATCGAGCCCGAACCCCTCGATCTCGGCGGCGACACGGAGCGTCGCGACGGCTTCGCGGGTCACCTCGGGACCGATGCCGTCCCCGGCCAGGACGGCGATGCGATAGGTTCTATCCACGCGCGCCTGCCCGGCTCGAGGACTCCCGGAACGAGCGGATCGCGGCTTCGAGCTCCGCGTCCGTGAAGTTCGCCTCCCGGCGCTTCGCGAGGCCGAAGAGGTGCTCGACCAGCGGCCGCTCGGGCTCGTGGCCGTGCTCGGTGAGCCAGTGGATCACGTTGGACTCGCCGCACATCGGCCCCACGTCGATCACCTGACGAAGACCCAGCATTCCCGCCGGAACGCTCGAGTAGACCCGGTCCGCCAGCCAGTCGTCCCCCTTCTTCCGCGCCTTGATGACGGCGGCCGCGTGGACGCCGGTTCCCGTCCGGAAGGCGTCGCGTCCGAGCGCGGGATAGTTGTATGGAATCGGAACGCGGCAGCTCTCCGAGACGAGGGCGACGTACTCCGGAAGCGAGGAGAGGTCGGGGTCCAGCCATCCCAGGAGCTTCAGGTTGATGAGGAGGAGGTCGAGCGGAGCGTTCCCGACGCGCTCGCCGACGCCGAGGATCGTCCCGTGCACGCGATCGGCGCCGGCCATCAGCGCGGCGAGCGCATTGGCGACCCCGAGATCGCGGTCCCGGTGGCCGTGCCAGTCGACTCCGACGGTCTCGCCGGTCGCGTCCACGACCTCGCGGATGAACCGGATCACGCGGGCCGCGCCCTCCGGAGTGGCGTGTCCCACCGTGTCCGAGACGCACACGCGCCGCGCGCCGCATTCCACGGCGCGCGTGTAGAGCTTCCGGAGGATCTCCGGGCGCGCGCGCGTCGTGTCTTCGGTCACGTACATGACCGGGACGCCGTTCTGCGTGCAGTAGGTGACCGCCTCCTCGGTGTGGCGGAGCAGCCGGTCCAGATCCCAGTCCTCGGCGTACTGGCGGATCGGGCTCGAGCCGATGAACGTGGCGGCCTCGATGCGGAGTCCCGTGCGCTGCGTGATGTCGATGATGGGATCGATGTCGTTCTTGTGGGTGCGCGCCGCGCAGTAGGGCTCGATCTCCATCTTCGCGCGCACCATCTCGGCCGCCAGGGCGAGCGTCGACTCCTTGGCGCGCGGGCCCGCGCCGGGAAGCCCGATGTCGTTCCCGTGCACGCCGAGCCTCGCCTGGTAGTGGAGCGCCTCGATCTTCTTCCCGATGGGCGGATCGGTGACGGACGGGGACTGGAGCCCGTCCCGGAGGGTCTCGTCGACGACCTGGACGCGGCGCGGGGGGCGCGGGGGCGCGTCCTCGCCGACGTTCCAGTCGTAGATCAGATCCTGCTCCGAGGGATGGCTCACGACGCGAGCGATTCCACGACCAT harbors:
- a CDS encoding 3-isopropylmalate dehydrogenase, which encodes MDRTYRIAVLAGDGIGPEVTREAVATLRVAAEIEGFGLDLSDYPFGAEHYLKTKEMLPPSALAEFRDMDAILVGAIGDPRVPVGLLERAIIAGIRFGLDLYVNLRPVKLFAEHLCPLKGKGPKDVDLVVVRENTEDVYVGIGGFFKKGTPDEVALQEMIFTRKGVERVLRYSFDLCRKRNRAKKLTMVDKANAVAAMDLWTRAFEEVGGDYPDVERDHAYIDAACMWMVKNPESFDTVVVSNMFGDILTDLGAAIQGGMGVAASGNIHPGRVSMFEPIHGSAPKHAGRNVASPIGAILAAQMLLEHVGEEAAATRIARAVETAFASGELRSTGTDSGVSTEAQGRMIRERIKAGAAAPSR
- a CDS encoding 2-isopropylmalate synthase — encoded protein: GRGIARVVSHPSEQDLIYDWNVGEDAPPRPPRRVQVVDETLRDGLQSPSVTDPPIGKKIEALHYQARLGVHGNDIGLPGAGPRAKESTLALAAEMVRAKMEIEPYCAARTHKNDIDPIIDITQRTGLRIEAATFIGSSPIRQYAEDWDLDRLLRHTEEAVTYCTQNGVPVMYVTEDTTRARPEILRKLYTRAVECGARRVCVSDTVGHATPEGAARVIRFIREVVDATGETVGVDWHGHRDRDLGVANALAALMAGADRVHGTILGVGERVGNAPLDLLLINLKLLGWLDPDLSSLPEYVALVSESCRVPIPYNYPALGRDAFRTGTGVHAAAVIKARKKGDDWLADRVYSSVPAGMLGLRQVIDVGPMCGESNVIHWLTEHGHEPERPLVEHLFGLAKRREANFTDAELEAAIRSFRESSSRAGARG